In Isoptericola jiangsuensis, the following proteins share a genomic window:
- the rpsN gene encoding 30S ribosomal protein S14 — translation MAKSSKIAANARRAEVVARHAARRAVLKKIVASPTSSPEERAAAVMALQRQPRDASRVRLRHRDVVDGRPRGYHRTFGLSRLRLRAMAHRGELPGVTTSSW, via the coding sequence ATGGCCAAGAGCTCGAAGATCGCGGCGAACGCCCGCCGTGCCGAGGTCGTCGCACGGCACGCCGCACGGCGCGCCGTCCTCAAGAAGATCGTCGCGTCCCCGACGTCCTCGCCCGAGGAGCGCGCCGCCGCCGTCATGGCGCTGCAGCGCCAGCCCCGCGACGCGAGCCGGGTCCGCCTGCGCCACCGCGACGTCGTCGACGGCCGCCCGCGCGGCTACCACCGCACGTTCGGGCTGTCCCGCCTCCGGCTCCGGGCGATGGCGCACCGGGGCGAGCTGCCGGGCGTCACCACGTCCAGCTGGTGA
- the rpmG gene encoding 50S ribosomal protein L33 — MARNDLRPIVKLRSTAGTGVTYVTRKNRRNDPDRLVLTKYDRVARRHVDFREER; from the coding sequence ATGGCCCGCAACGACCTCCGCCCGATCGTCAAGCTCCGCTCGACGGCCGGTACCGGCGTCACCTACGTGACCCGCAAGAACCGCCGCAACGACCCCGACCGGCTCGTGCTCACGAAGTACGACCGCGTCGCCCGCCGCCACGTCGACTTCCGCGAGGAGCGCTGA
- the rpmB gene encoding 50S ribosomal protein L28, giving the protein MSARCQVLGTVPGFGHSVSRSHVRTKRRWDPNIQSKRYRVPSLGRHVTLRVSARGIRTIDRHGIDVVVARIHARGEKV; this is encoded by the coding sequence ATGTCCGCCCGATGCCAGGTCCTGGGGACCGTCCCGGGGTTCGGCCACTCCGTCTCCCGGTCCCACGTGCGCACCAAGCGCCGCTGGGACCCGAACATCCAGTCCAAGCGCTACCGGGTACCCAGCCTGGGGCGCCACGTCACCCTGCGCGTCAGCGCGCGGGGAATCCGCACGATCGACCGTCACGGCATCGACGTCGTCGTCGCCCGCATCCACGCCCGAGGAGAGAAGGTCTGA